CTTTCGTTTCGACAGGAATCCACGAGCCATGTAACCGACCAGCATTGTAAGATGCAAGGCAAGCAACATAAATTTGAGGCGCATCGTCTTGTTGAAGTGTATCTTCTTTGAGTTCCTGCTTCTGCAATTTGTTTTTGAGATCTTGTTTCATTTGTTTCTCCTTTGTGGTGATGATTGATGTGTTCCCTCACCCATCCAGGGGAACACATCTCGTCACCACGAGCGGAGCTTCAAGGATGACAAGCAAAAGCCGTTAAAGCAGAAACAATGACAACATCTTTTCGTTGGCATTGTTTCTGCTACGACGCGCGGGCAGGCTTGAAAGCGCAGTGGCTGGAGGAAAAAAGATACAACTCGAGAAAGAAATGGCCTACTTTGAGGATGAAGCACAAGCAGAACAACGGGACTGTTTCCGAAGCAGCATATTCCAAATACCAACGGAAATCATGCCCACGATTCCACCGTACAGGAGCACTTGGTTCAACGTTGCTTCAAGAAAAACATATCTTCCGACATAAAGCGCGGCACTCATGATAAGCCCTGCAAGAAATGGGAGAAAACGATGATGTTCTTTCCGATAGGACCAATACAGTCCGAGCAGCGTCAGAAAAATAAAAAAAACTAAAATGGACTGAAGCACCGCAACGTGAAGTAAAAAACCTAATCCTAAAGCCGAAAAAAGTGTTGCCACCGCAGGAATACAGAGTGGACAAAAACCAACGGTGAATGCCGCTCCGAAAGATCCAATACTTGAAAGAAAAGCGCTCTTGCCTTTTTTCTTTCGCTTTGTTTCCTTGCCGACGCCCAATCTTTCTTGAAGCAATTCCCTGCTCGGTAGTTCTAGTGAGCATCCACTGCTTCCTTTCGCGAGCTCTGCTCCAAACACCAGCTCATCCCCTCTGAGAATACTTGGAGAGGAATACTGTTGATATGGATGGTCACGTTCCAAAAGCTCCTGTTTGATCCAGGTAAATGCTACCCCAAGTTCGTCTAACAGCGTCTTCGTTTTTTTGGCATTCGGACAAGCTTCAAAGGTAATAAGAAAAATCTTTTTCATGAGAAAGCCTCCAAGTTTTCAATAATGGGACAAGATTGCGACAACTTATTTTTTTCACAATCAGCAATAAGTTTCTTCAGGTTCTTTTCCATCTTCAGTAACAGCCTGCGTTTTTTCTGAACATCGATCAGTTTTTCTTTCGCCCGTTTACGCACACTTTCGCAACGGTTCACTGAAGACACGCGAAGCGCCAAAAGCTGCTTTATTTCCTCCAGTTTAAACCCCAATTCCTTTGCATGCTGAATAAAATGCAGTGTCTGTACGGCTTCTGCTGAATAAAGGCGATATCCGGATGTGCTCACCCGGCTTGGACGCAAAAGATTGCGGCGTTCATAATAACGAAGCGTTTGAATGTTCACGCCAGCCCGTTTCGCAATCGTTCCGATTTGAAAGAGTGTTTTGGGTTTCATCTTGCCTCCATTCTAAACCCTATATCTTAGTATAGAGTCAAGAAGAACACAAAAATCTACAGAAAAACCAAAAAAAGCCTTGAGTCTCTACCAGAGTAAAGGGCTTACACTTTTCTTAGCAAAACAAACCAAAAAGGAGAAGACGATGAAGAAAAGAAAAGTTGAAATTTTTACGGCGGGATGTCCGATATGCGAACCTGCACTACAACGCATAAAAGAACTTGCTTGTGAACAGTGTGAAATAATTGTTCATGATCTTCACGAAGGCTGTGAAACAGATGAATGCCGAACAAAGGCATATGGTGTCACACGAGTACCTGCCGTTGCCGTTGAGGGAAGTCTTTTAGACTGTTGCCAAGGTGTAGCTCTTTCTGAAGACGTGCTCAAGGAAGCTGGAATAGGGATCTCATAAAAAAGAGAAAGCGAGGGGGCAGCTTTCTCTTTTGATGTTCTGATATTAGGTTTTAGGTTTTGCGTCTCTCACATGTAGCTTGCCATTCAAGGGAAGTGCATCGAGAAAAATATTGAGCGATCCATCTTTATTCACGAAGGCAACGCCGATAGATTTCCAACGTGATTTTCCTTCTTTTTCTTCTTGTACGACGTAAACTTGTTTTGGTGTTTTGTTTTCCATTTTTGATTCTCCTTTGTTTTTTGGGCTTTGTGCCCCCTCACCCAATCACGGGGGCACAAGCACGAAAGCAAACACCTTCTTGAAAGCCTTCAGAAACCATCATGACCATCAAGTACATGACAAAACTTGTTCTGGCGTGTTGCTTGAACATGACGCTGAAGGATCTCAAGAAAAGGTGTGGAAGGAGGAAAAAAGAAAACAACGCGTGTTCAAAACTTCGTGATACAAAGGAAGGGGAAAAACTATGCAGCTTGCAGGAAAGCCTGAGCCAAGAGATTGTGAACCTGGTCATGAAGCGAGTAAACAACCGCCCTTCCCTGCTTTCGGGATCTCACCAGGCCAATGCCTTCGCAGGCTTTCAATTCTGAATAGACAGGCTCATAGCTAAGACCCACTTGTTGGGCAATCTGATGTGCATTGCCTTCTTTGTAGTCAAAAAAATAGCTCAACACTTCAGCACGGATACCAGGGCTAAACAATGCTCGAAGCAAAAGATTTTGATTGTGTTCAAAGACATATGATTTTTCAAAAATAGCCCCACGCTCATCATCCATTTCAGCCGAAATCAAATTCCATTTGTTCCATATCTCTAAGTTATGCCTGCGATGAAATGCTCGAAATATTTTTGATTTTTCAATACGAGTGAAAACAAACTTTTTCTTCTTCGTTTTTTTACAGTATTTGACCACACTCAATAAGAGTGAGCGAGGAAACTCCTCCACAATACTTTCCAGAATAGCCCCAAGCACCGCCGTGTCATCTTCTGCTTTTACCAAACGAATCAAACGTGCCACATTCACCAGGTCATGATGCTTCAACAGCCATCCACGCATCCCAAACAAAAGTCGCGAGCTATCTCTTCCTTCACGTGCAGTTTCAATAAGAGTTTGCTCAAGATCAAGAGAACTTTCACAGGAAAAAGATTTTCCAAACCCAACTCCTAAACGTGACCAGATTGTCAAAAGCTTAGACGTCATAGCCAAGCTCCTCCAAGTAGAGTCTTATTTTCAATGCCGACTTTGCATCAAAACGTCCTATTTTGTCTAAAGATGAAAGAATGATACCAACGTCCTCCTGAAAAATCCCTAAATGTTCAATATCCTGCAAATCACGTTCCCTTCCAGCCACGAGCTTTAATGTTAAAAGATCAGCTTTGCCCAAGGAAAAAACTTCAATCCGTTTCAAGTCAAGAGGAAGAAGTACAAGACGTTGCTCCCAATCATGAGGAAGATAATCAGCAAAACCTTTGCACTCATCATTAAACCAGTCTTCAGGGGCGCCAAGTTCACGCGCTACCTCAAGAGCCGCCTTTTTTATCTGTGCACTCAAAGGAACAGGGGCAATCACATCAATATCGATCGTTGTGCGATTGCTGCCATAAGCAAGGTTTAAGGCCCCACCTCCACAGAGAATGATCCTTTCAGGCGAAGAAAGCCTTTTATCCAGTGCTTTGAGTAAATGCACCATATCTAAGCGTTGTAAAATCATAAGAACATTATACATAAATTATTGCAATATGCAATAATTATTTACCCTTTTGAAATAGCACCATTTTTTATAAGAATTGCAAATTCTATGGCATAAGCTGTAGTGAAGTTGATCGGTCAAAATACTGTTCAGGATCAATTAACTTCTCCTGACGAAAAAGCTCAAAGTGAAGATGTGGGCCGGTGACAAGTCCCGTATCACCAGAGTAGGCAATGGTTTCCCCTTCTCTAACAAATTCCCCCGGATTTACAACAATACGAGACAAATGCGCATATCGTGAACCAGAAATAATTCCTTCATGAGCTAATAAAATTTGTTTTCCATAACCACCATTCCATCCTTCCGATTTTACTCTACCATCCTGAACTGCTCGAACAGGTGTCCCCAGTGGGCAAGCAATATCAACACCTTTGTGCATGAATTTTTTCCCCTTAAGAGGATGAAGTCGTATACCATAATTGCTCGAGACCCTTCCCTGCACTGGTCGAAGCAAGGAAAGAACGCGATCATAATAATTTTTTGCAAGCTCATCAAAATTTTGCAGAACAAGATAGCTCCCATCATACGTTGGATCAGGTAAAGCCTGAGCATGTGCAACAGCCGCGAAAGAAAAAAGAAGGAGAAAGAAAAATCTTTTCATTGATAATAAGCTATCCTTCGCTTTAAAGAATCAAGCTTGTCATTACTTCCAACCTCCTCAAACACTTCAACAAGCGGAGCTTCAGGCTCTTCTTGCAATCGTTGTTTTAAAAAATCGGCCTCACATCCAATATCTAAATAATCACTTTG
This sequence is a window from Deltaproteobacteria bacterium CG11_big_fil_rev_8_21_14_0_20_42_23. Protein-coding genes within it:
- a CDS encoding glutaredoxin, with product MKKRKVEIFTAGCPICEPALQRIKELACEQCEIIVHDLHEGCETDECRTKAYGVTRVPAVAVEGSLLDCCQGVALSEDVLKEAGIGIS